One Xiphophorus maculatus strain JP 163 A chromosome 9, X_maculatus-5.0-male, whole genome shotgun sequence DNA segment encodes these proteins:
- the LOC111609724 gene encoding O-acetyl-ADP-ribose deacetylase 1-like — protein sequence MNMGKTEKLYQSTNWTLKYVTGDLFSCPRDESLAHCISEDCRMGAGIAVMFKKKFGRVSELKEQKKLPGQCAVLTYDQRFIYYLITKKKASQKPTYVNLRESLEDMKSHCLENGVNRISIPRIGCGLDQLLWSKVSKILEQIFKETNISITVYSLPCVGSKLQMHAM from the exons ATGAACATGGGCAAAACTGAGAAACTCTATCAATCAACCAACTGGACATTGAAGTATGTCACCGGAGATTTGTTCTCCTGTCCACGCGATGAATCCTTGGCCCACTGCATCAGTGAAGACTGTCGCATGGGAGCAGGCATAGCGGTGATGTTCAAGAAGAAATTTGGTCGAGTCTCAGAGTTAAAGGAGCAGA AGAAGCTTCCAGGGCAGTGTGCTGTCCTGACATATGATCAACGTTTCATCTACTATCTG ATCACAAAGAAAAAAGCCAGCCAGAAACCCACGTATGTCAACCTAAGAGAGAGTCTGGAAGACATGAAATCTCACTGCTTAGAAAATGGTGTCAATAGGATATCAATACCTCG AATTGGCTGTGGCCTGGACCAGCTGCTGTGGTCAAAGGTGTCAAAGATCCTGGAACAGAtctttaaagagacaaataTCTCCATCACAGTGTACAGCCTGCCCTGTGTTGGGTCAAAGCTTCAAATGCATGCCATGTAG